A single region of the Erythrobacter sp. HL-111 genome encodes:
- the clpS gene encoding ATP-dependent Clp protease adapter ClpS: MIASPHITAGPRLPDAAVPAPGAPVPRAAGSGDPGGDDPGDGGSQVGVATKTRTKPKKPSQYKVLLLNDDYTPMEFVVMVLKRFFGMDLEQATRVMLHVHQKGVGVCGIFTYEVAETKVNQVMDFARANQHPLQCTLEKA; the protein is encoded by the coding sequence ATGATCGCCTCCCCGCACATCACGGCCGGCCCCCGCCTGCCCGACGCTGCCGTGCCGGCGCCCGGCGCGCCCGTCCCGCGCGCGGCGGGGAGCGGCGATCCGGGCGGGGACGATCCGGGCGACGGCGGAAGCCAGGTCGGCGTCGCCACCAAGACCCGCACCAAGCCCAAGAAGCCGAGCCAGTACAAGGTGCTGTTGCTCAACGACGATTACACCCCGATGGAATTCGTCGTGATGGTGCTGAAGCGTTTCTTCGGCATGGACCTCGAACAGGCGACCCGGGTGATGCTCCATGTCCACCAGAAAGGCGTGGGCGTGTGCGGGATCTTCACCTACGAGGTCGCCGAAACCAAGGTGAACCAGGTGATGGACTTCGCGCGGGCGAACCAGCACCCGCTGCAATGCACGCTGGAAAAGGCGTGA
- a CDS encoding DUF427 domain-containing protein: MRQPHHPEPDPVGPGQESVWDYPRPAIAEPTGRHVQVIHRGIALADSRNAWRTLETSHPPTYYIPPEDVATEFLEPNPARRSLCEWKGQARYWDVAIEGERIEAAVWAYPDPSPGFAGIAGHFAFYPDPFEQCLIDGEPITPQPGGFYGGWISRYEAGPFKGGPGSRFW; the protein is encoded by the coding sequence TTGAGACAGCCCCATCACCCCGAACCCGACCCCGTCGGCCCCGGCCAGGAGAGCGTGTGGGACTACCCCCGGCCCGCCATCGCCGAACCGACCGGGCGCCACGTCCAGGTGATCCACCGCGGCATCGCCCTCGCCGACAGCCGCAACGCCTGGCGCACGCTCGAAACCAGCCACCCGCCGACCTATTACATCCCGCCCGAGGACGTCGCGACGGAGTTTCTCGAACCCAATCCCGCCCGCCGCTCGCTGTGCGAATGGAAGGGGCAGGCGCGCTACTGGGACGTGGCGATCGAAGGCGAACGGATCGAAGCGGCGGTCTGGGCCTATCCCGATCCTTCGCCGGGCTTCGCGGGCATCGCGGGGCATTTCGCCTTCTATCCCGACCCCTTCGAGCAGTGCCTGATCGACGGCGAGCCGATCACCCCGCAGCCGGGCGGCTTCTACGGCGGCTGGATCAGCCGCTACGAAGCCGGCCCGTTCAAGGGCGGGCCCGGCAGCCGCTTCTGGTAG
- a CDS encoding LptF/LptG family permease — protein MFNFLPSIDRYVFRLTIVPMLGVFALAASLLLLDKMLRLFDFVAVEGGPVGVVFRMLGALIPEYASLAIPLGLLLGVLLAFRKLATSSELDTMRAVGLSYNRLLRMPYAITLVLVAVNIALVFYIQPVSRYYYEQMEYELRSGALGASIKVGEFTTLADRMALRIEESEDDGRRLIGIFARVSSASGQVLSISAREGAFLATSDDPDTIILRLTEGTIIQDTGSETPRVLSFSRHDLPIDLPAIEEFRARGDATREYILPELLRIGWNPDAAPSQRDASQASFNFRLVEIVMMFLMPLLAVALAIPPKRSSSALGVFVSIVLVVAYHKVNEYGEDIAALGRVDPILALWGPFVLFAGLILWMYYRVAYIPGGQAIGALETAFAKLTKRVARLFKRRRRPGAAPRMAPAE, from the coding sequence GTGTTCAATTTCCTGCCCAGCATCGACCGCTACGTCTTCCGGCTGACGATCGTGCCGATGCTCGGCGTGTTCGCGCTCGCCGCCTCGCTGCTGCTGCTCGACAAGATGCTGCGCCTGTTCGATTTCGTCGCGGTCGAAGGCGGGCCGGTCGGCGTCGTGTTCAGGATGCTGGGCGCGCTGATCCCCGAATATGCGAGCCTCGCGATCCCGCTCGGCCTGCTGCTCGGCGTGCTGCTCGCCTTCCGCAAGCTCGCCACGTCCTCCGAACTCGACACGATGCGCGCGGTGGGCCTGTCCTACAACCGCCTGCTGCGGATGCCCTATGCGATCACGCTGGTGCTGGTCGCGGTCAACATCGCGCTCGTCTTCTACATCCAGCCGGTCAGCCGCTATTACTACGAACAGATGGAATACGAACTGCGCTCGGGCGCGCTCGGAGCCTCGATCAAGGTCGGGGAATTCACCACCCTAGCCGACCGCATGGCGTTGAGGATCGAGGAGAGCGAGGACGACGGGCGGCGGCTGATCGGCATCTTCGCCCGGGTCTCCAGCGCCAGCGGGCAGGTGCTCTCGATCAGCGCGCGCGAGGGCGCCTTCCTTGCGACCAGCGACGATCCCGACACGATCATCCTGCGCCTGACCGAAGGCACGATCATCCAGGACACCGGCAGCGAGACGCCGCGCGTGCTTTCCTTCAGCCGCCACGACCTGCCGATCGACCTTCCCGCGATCGAGGAATTCCGCGCGCGCGGCGATGCCACCCGCGAATACATCCTGCCCGAACTGCTCAGGATCGGCTGGAACCCCGATGCCGCGCCGAGCCAGCGCGACGCGAGCCAGGCGTCGTTCAACTTCCGGCTGGTCGAAATCGTGATGATGTTCCTGATGCCGCTGCTCGCGGTGGCGCTGGCGATCCCGCCCAAACGCTCGTCGAGCGCGCTGGGCGTGTTCGTCTCGATCGTGCTCGTGGTCGCCTATCACAAGGTCAACGAATATGGCGAGGACATCGCCGCGCTCGGCCGGGTCGACCCGATCCTCGCGCTGTGGGGGCCGTTCGTGCTGTTCGCCGGGCTCATCCTGTGGATGTATTACCGCGTCGCCTACATCCCGGGCGGGCAGGCGATCGGCGCGCTCGAAACCGCCTTCGCCAAGCTCACCAAGCGCGTGGCCAGGCTGTTCAAGCGGCGCCGGCGCCCCGGCGCCGCGCCGCGGATGGCGCCGGCGGAATAG
- the lptG gene encoding LPS export ABC transporter permease LptG — protein MQLDFFPSRTLTLYLAKLFIVRILAVLVMLVVVLMALDLLGATGKILEVEGNGQAEVLKYMSLRVPQLISRFLPYSVLLATLITLVTLNQNSEVVAMKAAGLSAHQVLAPLLLTAALVAVVSFAFNERIVTRANSTLKAWEANEYAAIPDESGGRANVYLTDGTNILTASSLVGTGEGLEFDNVTWYERAPGGIIREFVCASRATYAAPGWRLENPERFDVGTTETEALDTLVVGEALTPERIDLQAVDPDSLGFLELRETIDAFDAVGRRTDEMKASWWHRLSGPLSAVLMPLLGSIAAFGLARSGQLFVRAIIGMALGFAYFVVDNAALAMGSFGGYPPFLAAWAPFFLFLLLGETVLIRTEE, from the coding sequence ATGCAGCTCGATTTCTTCCCGTCGCGCACGCTGACGCTTTACCTCGCGAAGCTTTTCATCGTCCGGATCCTGGCGGTGCTGGTGATGCTGGTCGTGGTGCTGATGGCGCTCGACCTCCTCGGCGCGACGGGCAAGATCCTCGAGGTCGAAGGGAACGGGCAGGCCGAGGTGCTGAAATACATGAGCCTGCGCGTGCCGCAGCTCATCAGCCGGTTCCTGCCCTATTCGGTCCTGCTCGCGACCCTCATCACGCTGGTGACGCTGAACCAGAACAGCGAGGTGGTGGCGATGAAGGCCGCGGGTCTTTCCGCGCACCAGGTGCTTGCCCCGCTGCTGCTCACCGCCGCGCTGGTCGCCGTGGTCAGCTTCGCCTTCAACGAGCGCATCGTGACCCGCGCCAATTCGACGCTCAAGGCATGGGAGGCGAACGAATACGCGGCGATCCCGGACGAGAGCGGGGGGCGCGCCAACGTCTACCTTACCGACGGCACCAACATCCTCACCGCCTCCTCGCTCGTGGGCACGGGCGAAGGGCTCGAATTCGACAACGTCACCTGGTACGAGCGTGCGCCGGGCGGGATCATCCGCGAATTCGTCTGCGCGAGCAGGGCGACCTATGCGGCGCCGGGCTGGCGGCTCGAGAACCCAGAGCGTTTCGATGTCGGCACGACGGAGACCGAGGCGCTCGACACGCTCGTCGTCGGCGAGGCGCTGACGCCCGAGCGGATCGACCTGCAGGCGGTCGATCCGGATTCGCTCGGCTTTCTCGAACTGCGCGAGACGATCGACGCCTTCGACGCGGTCGGGCGGCGCACCGACGAGATGAAGGCGAGCTGGTGGCACCGCCTCTCCGGACCGCTGTCGGCGGTGCTGATGCCGCTTCTGGGCTCGATCGCCGCCTTCGGCCTCGCGCGGTCGGGCCAGCTGTTCGTGCGCGCAATCATCGGCATGGCGCTGGGCTTTGCCTATTTCGTGGTCGACAACGCCGCGCTCGCGATGGGCTCCTTCGGCGGATATCCGCCCTTCCTCGCCGCCTGGGCGCCGTTCTTCCTGTTCCTGCTGCTGGGCGAAACCGTGCTCATCCGGACGGAGGAATAG
- a CDS encoding GNAT family N-acetyltransferase — MGQAKDWSLRLARIEDAEAMPAIEARAGRMFEQVEGLAGIAGQHTLPLERLRRYIRKGHCLVAHEEGQIIGFIVTEPFGRELHVWEFDVDPDHQRRGIGAGLLRAAMIDARNSGFKALTLTTFRDVPWNAPFYERLGFEEVTALDAHPRLASELALEADHGLPAERRCAMIRFLD; from the coding sequence ATGGGCCAGGCAAAGGACTGGTCGCTGCGCCTCGCGCGGATCGAGGATGCCGAGGCGATGCCGGCGATCGAGGCGCGTGCCGGCCGGATGTTCGAACAGGTCGAGGGGCTCGCCGGGATCGCCGGGCAGCACACGCTCCCGCTCGAACGGCTGCGGCGCTACATCCGCAAGGGGCACTGTCTCGTCGCGCACGAGGAAGGGCAAATCATCGGCTTCATCGTCACCGAACCCTTCGGCCGCGAACTGCACGTGTGGGAATTCGATGTCGATCCCGACCACCAGCGGCGCGGCATCGGGGCGGGCCTGCTGCGCGCGGCGATGATCGACGCGCGCAATTCGGGCTTCAAGGCGCTGACCCTCACGACCTTCCGCGACGTGCCCTGGAACGCGCCCTTCTACGAAAGGCTGGGGTTCGAGGAGGTCACCGCGCTCGACGCGCATCCGCGGCTTGCCAGCGAACTCGCGCTCGAGGCCGATCACGGCCTGCCGGCGGAGCGGCGCTGCGCGATGATCCGCTTTCTCGACTAG
- a CDS encoding fatty acid desaturase → MQHSLSHPLPERPVRATRADFMSADDKAMLRAARDLTRGLGEAKPAIYWPDMLASALVGYGGIALAILTDSVAVAAIAGLVASLALYRALMFIHELTHIHRDALPGFRLGWNLLVGIPLLTPSFMYEGVHTIHHKRTQYGTAEDPEYLPLALMKPWSLPLFVIVALLAPVALLVRFAVLVPLGALIPAVRKFTWERFSALSINPDFRRKAPTGDFAKRVRWQEAGASLWAILVIAGSFAIGWRPLLIALAIMSFTALLNQLRTLVAHLWENEGEAMTVTAQFLDSVNVPPPGLAAEIWAPVGLRYHALHHLMPSMPYHDLPEAHRRLARELGAGSTYEAANHPGMLTLVARIARSTMISR, encoded by the coding sequence ATGCAGCATTCCCTCTCCCACCCGCTTCCCGAGCGCCCCGTGCGCGCGACGCGTGCGGACTTCATGAGCGCCGACGACAAGGCCATGCTGCGCGCCGCGCGCGACCTGACCAGGGGACTGGGCGAGGCGAAGCCGGCGATCTACTGGCCCGACATGCTTGCCTCGGCGCTGGTCGGCTATGGCGGCATCGCGCTCGCGATCCTGACGGACAGCGTGGCGGTGGCGGCGATCGCGGGGCTGGTCGCCTCGCTCGCGCTCTACCGCGCGCTGATGTTCATCCATGAACTGACCCACATCCACCGCGATGCGCTTCCCGGATTCCGGCTGGGCTGGAACCTGCTGGTCGGTATCCCGCTGCTGACGCCGAGCTTCATGTACGAAGGCGTCCACACGATCCACCACAAGCGCACGCAATACGGCACCGCCGAGGATCCCGAATACCTCCCGCTCGCGCTGATGAAGCCGTGGAGCCTGCCGCTCTTCGTGATCGTCGCCCTGCTCGCCCCGGTCGCGCTGCTGGTCCGCTTCGCCGTGCTCGTGCCGTTGGGCGCGCTGATCCCGGCCGTGCGGAAGTTCACCTGGGAGCGTTTCTCCGCGCTTTCGATCAATCCCGATTTCCGCCGCAAGGCCCCGACCGGGGATTTCGCCAAAAGGGTTCGCTGGCAGGAAGCCGGCGCGAGCCTGTGGGCGATTCTCGTGATCGCCGGCAGTTTCGCGATCGGCTGGCGGCCGCTCCTGATCGCGCTGGCGATCATGTCCTTCACCGCGCTGCTCAACCAGCTTCGCACGCTCGTTGCCCACCTGTGGGAGAACGAGGGCGAGGCGATGACCGTGACCGCGCAGTTCCTCGACAGCGTCAACGTGCCGCCGCCGGGGCTTGCGGCGGAGATCTGGGCGCCGGTCGGCCTGCGCTACCACGCGCTGCACCACCTCATGCCCTCGATGCCCTATCACGACCTGCCCGAGGCGCATCGCCGCCTCGCGCGGGAACTCGGCGCGGGTTCGACCTACGAGGCCGCGAACCACCCGGGGATGCTGACCCTGGTCGCGCGCATCGCGCGGAGCACGATGATCTCCCGTTAA
- a CDS encoding N-acetyltransferase, with the protein MDAEIGIEEVGGKRGRARFVDLGRVFSARVPHAVPQLRSEQLELVDPAKNPFFGHARAQLFVARRGGRDVGRISAHIDELALEMPSAQGFGPGAGMFGYFDAEDEAIALALLRAAEAWLAKQGMTRALGPVSMSIWEEPGLLVRGADHPPRIMMGHHPEHYAAWIESAGYVRAKTLRTYEIDIPQGFPPIVQRIVQSGARNPRVAVRPVNKARWDEEAETVLAILNDAWSQNWGFVPFTPEEVAYAGKKLKPIIREDLNMIAELDGRPVAFMLTFPDVNDVLARIEGRLLPFGWVKMLRWLKHPAGSDMRVPLMGVLKELHNSRLASQLAFMMISAIRDNAHEVYGSKRGEIGWILDDNKGMVAIADAIGSEINREYAIYEKTLPQGVSAA; encoded by the coding sequence GTGGACGCTGAAATAGGGATCGAGGAGGTCGGCGGCAAGCGCGGTCGGGCGCGTTTCGTCGACCTCGGCCGCGTCTTTTCCGCGCGCGTGCCCCACGCGGTCCCACAATTGCGTTCCGAACAGCTCGAACTGGTCGATCCGGCGAAGAACCCCTTTTTCGGCCATGCCCGCGCGCAGCTCTTCGTCGCGCGCCGCGGCGGGCGGGACGTCGGGCGGATCTCGGCCCATATCGACGAACTCGCGCTCGAAATGCCGAGCGCGCAGGGGTTCGGCCCCGGCGCGGGAATGTTCGGCTATTTCGACGCCGAGGACGAGGCGATCGCCCTTGCCCTGCTGCGGGCGGCGGAAGCCTGGCTGGCGAAGCAGGGCATGACGCGCGCGCTCGGCCCCGTTTCCATGTCGATCTGGGAGGAGCCGGGCCTGCTGGTGCGCGGCGCCGACCATCCCCCGCGGATCATGATGGGTCACCACCCGGAACATTACGCCGCGTGGATCGAAAGCGCGGGATACGTCCGCGCGAAGACGCTGCGAACCTACGAGATCGACATCCCGCAGGGCTTCCCGCCGATCGTGCAGCGCATCGTCCAGTCGGGCGCCCGCAACCCGCGCGTCGCCGTGCGCCCGGTGAACAAGGCGCGCTGGGACGAGGAAGCGGAAACCGTGCTCGCGATCCTCAACGATGCATGGTCGCAGAACTGGGGCTTTGTCCCCTTCACCCCCGAAGAAGTGGCCTATGCCGGCAAGAAGCTGAAGCCGATCATCCGCGAGGATCTCAACATGATCGCCGAGCTCGACGGCAGGCCGGTCGCCTTCATGCTGACCTTTCCCGACGTGAACGACGTCCTCGCCAGGATCGAAGGCCGGCTGCTTCCCTTCGGCTGGGTGAAGATGCTGCGCTGGCTGAAGCATCCGGCGGGATCGGACATGCGCGTGCCGCTGATGGGGGTGCTGAAGGAACTGCACAATTCGCGCCTCGCCAGCCAGCTCGCCTTCATGATGATCAGCGCGATCCGCGACAACGCGCACGAAGTCTACGGCTCGAAGCGGGGCGAGATCGGATGGATCCTCGACGACAACAAGGGAATGGTCGCCATCGCGGACGCGATCGGGAGCGAGATCAACCGCGAATACGCGATCTACGAAAAAACCCTACCCCAGGGCGTTTCCGCCGCCTGA
- a CDS encoding response regulator, which translates to MSLSEQVAANLPFLRRYARALTGSQATGDAFVRATLEAALADAEVKRSLENGRIPLYRAFNKVWSTGFLDVGATDRAAGGVEGRMGSEHEAGAQDRLRAITPLNRQALLLTTLEDFTPREAGEIMDIETDQVERLLAEAVAEIDREQATSVLIIEDEPLISMQLEDLVSSLGHEIAGTAATRTQAQEAVAERTPGLVLADIQLADGSSGLDAVDDILAITSVPVIFITAYPERLLTGDRPEPTYLVTKPFQEQTVRAAISQALFFGSSRPLENC; encoded by the coding sequence ATGTCCCTGAGCGAGCAAGTTGCCGCCAACCTCCCGTTCCTGCGCCGTTACGCCCGCGCCCTCACCGGCTCGCAGGCGACCGGCGATGCCTTCGTGCGCGCCACGCTCGAGGCCGCGCTCGCCGACGCCGAGGTCAAGCGGTCGCTCGAAAACGGGCGCATCCCGCTCTATCGCGCGTTCAACAAGGTGTGGTCGACCGGATTCCTCGATGTCGGCGCGACCGACCGCGCCGCCGGCGGGGTCGAAGGACGCATGGGCAGTGAGCACGAGGCCGGGGCGCAGGACCGGCTGCGCGCGATCACGCCGCTCAACCGGCAGGCGCTGCTGCTCACCACGCTCGAGGATTTCACCCCGCGCGAGGCGGGCGAGATCATGGATATCGAAACGGACCAGGTCGAACGCCTGCTGGCCGAGGCGGTCGCCGAGATCGACCGCGAACAGGCGACGAGCGTGCTCATCATCGAGGACGAGCCGCTGATCTCGATGCAGCTCGAAGACCTCGTTTCCTCGCTGGGCCACGAAATCGCCGGGACTGCCGCGACCCGCACCCAGGCGCAGGAGGCGGTGGCGGAAAGGACGCCGGGGCTCGTCCTTGCCGACATTCAGCTGGCCGACGGGTCCTCCGGGCTCGACGCGGTGGACGATATCCTCGCCATCACCAGCGTGCCGGTGATCTTCATCACCGCCTATCCCGAACGCCTGCTGACCGGCGACCGGCCGGAACCGACCTATCTCGTGACCAAGCCGTTCCAGGAACAGACGGTGCGCGCGGCCATCAGCCAGGCGCTCTTCTTCGGGTCGAGCCGCCCGCTCGAGAACTGCTGA
- a CDS encoding CHASE domain-containing protein codes for MNSKASPQGASAPSRTAIGAPADPGPPAGPAPGPVGALSAPPPQASRARRWLVSYPRAIPVAIFLAIAAITALSVFAIESNARAREKAQMREYAQGIASALEGRGTSFASYLRAGAALFSSLEEVTPRTFRQFVSELRLDLDYRGAEGIGWIETRDVESPITRRALVRYIWPDTERNRRAIGFDMYSEEVRAAALEEARRTVRPTASGRIVLAQEGAGMAPGFIIAMPVFAGDPSLRDSQRSLAGFVYSPFDADEFLSAAIAQAAPADLGVRLYDGDARTDNLLVAHSLAGDRVQRIEQEVTIAHRELLLVVEATQAQTLAPLSMVTLLFGLAVASLLMLLARLLTQQAFEDQARLAFFEEQHSIRNSLSRELNHRVKNTLANVLSILSLTRRRSNTLDEFADSLEGRIRALSATHDLLTGTDWSTTPLAAVIDAELQHFRAGSDESVTVEGPPAQLAPNDALSFGLAIHELGTNAAKYGALSVPGGHVSIRWRLIEGNLAEVEWRERGGPPVAGTRKRGFGTELIEKIVAHELRHPVTLEFAPEGVHCVMRVPIRRRGDFHIREGAQRPAGR; via the coding sequence ATGAATTCGAAAGCCTCCCCCCAAGGCGCGTCGGCGCCGAGCAGGACCGCAATCGGCGCGCCCGCCGATCCGGGGCCGCCCGCGGGCCCTGCGCCCGGCCCGGTCGGCGCGCTTTCGGCCCCGCCGCCGCAGGCGAGCCGGGCGCGGCGCTGGCTGGTGAGCTATCCGCGCGCCATCCCCGTCGCGATCTTCCTCGCCATAGCGGCGATCACCGCCTTGAGCGTCTTTGCGATCGAGAGCAACGCGCGCGCCCGCGAAAAGGCGCAGATGCGCGAATACGCGCAGGGCATTGCCTCCGCGCTCGAAGGGCGGGGGACCAGTTTCGCCTCCTACCTGCGCGCGGGGGCGGCGCTGTTTTCCAGCCTCGAGGAGGTGACGCCCCGGACCTTTCGCCAGTTCGTCAGCGAATTGCGTCTGGACCTCGATTATCGCGGGGCCGAGGGGATCGGCTGGATCGAGACGCGCGATGTCGAAAGCCCGATCACCCGCCGCGCCCTGGTGCGCTACATCTGGCCCGACACCGAACGCAACCGGCGCGCAATCGGCTTCGACATGTATTCCGAAGAGGTCCGCGCCGCCGCGCTTGAGGAGGCGCGCCGCACCGTGCGCCCGACCGCCTCGGGCCGGATCGTGCTCGCGCAGGAGGGGGCCGGGATGGCCCCGGGGTTCATCATCGCGATGCCGGTCTTCGCCGGCGACCCCTCGCTGCGCGACAGCCAGCGCAGCCTTGCCGGCTTCGTCTATTCGCCGTTCGACGCCGACGAGTTCCTGAGCGCGGCGATCGCGCAGGCGGCCCCGGCCGATCTCGGCGTGCGGCTCTATGACGGCGACGCGCGGACCGACAACCTGCTGGTCGCCCATTCACTCGCGGGAGACCGGGTGCAGCGGATCGAGCAGGAGGTGACGATCGCCCACCGCGAACTGCTGCTGGTGGTCGAGGCGACGCAGGCGCAGACGCTCGCCCCGCTGTCGATGGTGACCCTGCTGTTCGGCCTTGCCGTCGCGAGCCTGCTGATGCTGCTCGCCCGCCTGCTGACCCAGCAGGCCTTCGAGGATCAGGCGCGTCTCGCCTTCTTCGAGGAACAGCATTCCATCCGCAACTCCTTGAGCCGCGAGCTCAATCACCGGGTCAAGAACACTCTCGCCAACGTGCTTTCGATCCTATCCCTGACGCGGCGGCGATCGAACACGCTCGACGAATTCGCCGACAGTCTCGAGGGGCGGATTCGGGCGCTGTCGGCGACGCACGACCTCCTTACCGGGACCGACTGGAGCACCACCCCTCTGGCCGCGGTGATCGATGCCGAATTGCAGCATTTCCGCGCGGGCAGCGACGAATCGGTGACGGTGGAGGGGCCGCCCGCCCAGCTCGCGCCGAACGATGCGCTGAGCTTCGGCCTCGCCATCCACGAACTGGGCACCAATGCGGCGAAATACGGCGCGTTGAGCGTGCCGGGCGGCCATGTCTCGATCCGCTGGCGGCTGATCGAGGGAAACCTCGCCGAGGTCGAATGGCGCGAGCGCGGGGGGCCGCCGGTCGCCGGGACCCGCAAGCGCGGCTTCGGGACGGAGCTGATCGAGAAGATCGTCGCCCACGAACTGCGCCACCCGGTAACGCTCGAATTCGCGCCCGAGGGCGTGCACTGCGTGATGCGCGTACCGATTCGCCGCCGGGGCGATTTCCACATCCGCGAAGGCGCGCAGCGCCCGGCGGGACGCTGA